Proteins encoded in a region of the Dendropsophus ebraccatus isolate aDenEbr1 chromosome 11, aDenEbr1.pat, whole genome shotgun sequence genome:
- the LOC138767456 gene encoding trefoil factor 3-like, producing MSLCSFLVLTLTIISVQLLQTKAGPALTEAQCTLPPRERTDCGFGGIGEQECIRKGCCFDSRIPGVIWCYKVPEPVVPDIEPEPQVPEIDPVPQIPDREPEPQIQIQEPKPVDDQEVCID from the exons ATGTCTCTGTGCTCGTTCTTAGTCCTCACCCTCACCATCATCTCCGTGCAGCTTCTGCAAACTAAAGCTGGTCCTGCTCTGA ctGAAGCTCAGTGTACTTTGCCACCACGTGAGAGGACAGACTGCGGTTTTGGGGGCATTGGTGAGCAGGAATGTATCAGGAAAGGATGCTGCTTCGACTCACGGATCCCTGGGGTCATTTGGTGTTACAAAGTCCCTGAACCTGTGGTCCCAGATATAGAGCCTGAGCCTCAGGTCCCAGAAATAGACCCTGTGCCTCAGATCCCAGATAGAGAGCCTGAGCCTCAGATCCAAATTCAAGAACCTAAACCAGTAGACGACCAAGAAG TTTGTATTGACTGA